A stretch of DNA from Candidatus Pseudomonas phytovorans:
CCAAGGCCAGCAGCGGGTCAGCGGTACCATTGAGCTGGAACAGGCGCTGGTGGACCCAGGCCATGAAGTGATGGAAGTGCTGGCGCCGGCTGGCCACGTGCAGGCAGCGGTGAAACTGGTCCATCAGCCAGGTCTTGCCCCGCCCGACCGGGCCCCAGAGGTAGACGCCCTGGGTCGGGCGGCCCTGTTCCACGGCAGAGAAGCAGGCTTGCAGGGCCTCGACGGCGCGGGCCTGGGCAGGGTCGGCGACATAGCCCTGAGTGGTCAGGGCTTGCTGGTAGAGGGATTGAGGAGTCATGGCCATGTGGCATTCTACACAGCTGGCGGCCGATCGCTTTTGGCAACCACTGACATGCTCAATTTCTCGGGGCTGTCACTTCCCTCTGTGGGAGCGGGTTTACCCGCGAACACCGGCAACGCCGGTGCCATCCACCGCGTCGAATTCTTCGCGGGTGAACCCGCTCCCACAGGGTAGGTTGAGGCTCAGACTTCGTCGGCCAGGCCTACCTTGAGTAATGCGCCATCCTTGTCATCGGTCAGTACATAGATGTAGCCATCCGGCCCCACCCGCACATCGCGGATACGCGCCTTCAGGTCACCGAGCAAGCGCTCCTCATGCACCACCTTGTCACCCTTAAGCTGCAAGCGGATCAGCTCCTGGGTCGCCAGCGCACCAATGAACAGGTTGTGGTCCCAGGCCTTGAATGTCGGGCTGTCGTAGAACGCCATGCCGCTGATCCCTGGAGACTTTTCCCACACATGGTGCGGATCGACCATGCCGTCCACATGCTTGCCCTTCGCCTCGGGGATCGGCAGCAGCGAGTAGTTGATGCCATGGGTCGCAATAGGCCAGCCGTAATTCTTGCCGGGCTCGGGGATGTTGATTTCGTCGCCGCCACGCGGGCCATGTTCGTGGGTCCACAGCTTGCCGGTCCAAGGGTTGAGCGCGGCGCCTTGCTGGTTGCGGTGGCCGAACGACCAGATCTCCGGCCGCACGTTACTCTTGCCAACGAAGGGGTTGTCCTTCGGCACTTCGCCATCTGGCAAGATGCGCACGATCTTGCCTTGCAGCTTGTCCAGGTCCTGGGCAGTGGGCCGCTGGTTGTTCTCGCCCAAGGCGATGAACAGGTAGCCGTTGCGGTCGAATACCAGGCGCGAGCCGAAGTGGTTGCCCACCGAAAGCTTGGGCTGCTGGCGGAAAATCACGCTGAAATTCTCCAGCCGGGCGCGGTCTTCGGACAGCTGGCCACGGCCGACAGCGGTACCGGCCTTGCCGTCACTGCCCTCCTCTGCGTATGACAGGTACACAGTGCGGTCCTTGTCGAACGTCGGCGACAGCACCACGTCCAGCAGGCCGCCCTGGCCTTCGGCCCAGACCTTGGGCACGCCGCTGATCGGCGGGCCGACCTTGCCTTCAGCGTTCACCACCCGCAGGTTGCCGGCACGCTCGGTTACCAGCATGTCCTTGCCACCAGGTAGAAAAGCCAGCGCCCAGGGGTTGCGCAGGCCGTCGGCCAAGGTGCTGACAGTCAACGTGCCTGCTTCGCTGCG
This window harbors:
- a CDS encoding PQQ-dependent sugar dehydrogenase, which encodes MPKATWLATLTAAALMPLLAQAAAEQQFRSEAGTLTVSTLADGLRNPWALAFLPGGKDMLVTERAGNLRVVNAEGKVGPPISGVPKVWAEGQGGLLDVVLSPTFDKDRTVYLSYAEEGSDGKAGTAVGRGQLSEDRARLENFSVIFRQQPKLSVGNHFGSRLVFDRNGYLFIALGENNQRPTAQDLDKLQGKIVRILPDGEVPKDNPFVGKSNVRPEIWSFGHRNQQGAALNPWTGKLWTHEHGPRGGDEINIPEPGKNYGWPIATHGINYSLLPIPEAKGKHVDGMVDPHHVWEKSPGISGMAFYDSPTFKAWDHNLFIGALATQELIRLQLKGDKVVHEERLLGDLKARIRDVRVGPDGYIYVLTDDKDGALLKVGLADEV